CCAATCTCTAAGGCCTTCTTGGACGAAGGGGGAGTGTCACGCTGCCCACAGAATCTCATTGATACTATTTGAGTATCACAAATAGAAGAATACATCAATAATTTACTCATGATTCTGCTCATCAGATAAGTTCAAAATgactctacaagctcccaaacgaTAGTGCATGAAGTAGTTTTCCAataggtaaatgtctcccttatgtactagtcactattccaaaggctagtagtcgtccgtgatttacctcctccgtgttggccgtGAGATggattgacgggggcgctggggacgAACGTATTCGTCTTTACCACCAATGAAACAGTTTTCCAAACATCCATAATTCGAATTCCAATTATAATGCACTGCAGGACATTTTTCTTCATTAGGATGAAAAATATAGAACATTGACTATTGGACAAGAACCACTCACGCTTCGAATTTGCCTGATAACAGTACGTGAAAATCAGCAGTGGCAGCAGTTACTTGGAACTCCATTTCAGCAACCTTCACAGATCAGAATTCCAGAGAATCAGAAAACAATGGCTAGAATTGCATACCCACAACCACAAAGATCTCTACTGTGGCATTATCTCTTCACTAACACACTTGTATCGAGTACATCATTCATCTTTGTATCAGAAAAATCAAACAGATAAGCATTTTTGCTTTCTCCCAAGGAATGATGATATAACtgttgtattctatcttgcttgGCATAAATATATCTGGCACTTCTAGCAATATATGATGCATAGGCACTGAAAAATGAGAGATTTGTTTATCAGCCAGAGTTACATAACCAAATCACAAAACACTCCTAGCATTCAATAAATTAATGAGCCCCTTGCACATTCCACAAACATTTTACTGTGGAGACGCCCGACTACCAATCCTGGCTAGTGTGGGAACTTTAGCCGCTGAACATTAGCCGAGTAGTGAAGAAACATCAAGGTACAGTCTTTAAACCTGACTAATTTAAACCCATTGTAGAGTTTGAGCATAATCCACAACACTTACGGATGGGCAAAGCATCAGAAAAAGCAAGAAATGTGATGGATGGAGCTCCCATAATGCATCACCACCCTAGTGTCTCAAGGATTTcttcaagtgtcaacttcatcgaGTTGCAGTATCTGAGAAAACACTCTTTTCAACTCCAGATAGCTATCATTCATGCTGTTAGACTCTACTTTCCATGCAATGTGTTCATCTGGTCTTACTAAAATGACTCCATTGGATGACATTTGACACAGCTCCCACCATGATTTTAAAGATCTAGTAGCCTCCTGAACATCAATGAAATTCTTCCAGGGCTCTAATACAACCTCACTGCTGTTCACATTCTGGATGGATGAACCTTTAGGCCAGATGATGCATACTTTAAGTGGCAATTTAAATTCTTCAGCCACCTTAATGGAAGAACGTGCGAGTGTATATGAACTTTGAACTGGAGCTATAATGAGTATGAATTCAACTCCAGATATTAAATCCAATGTCGAGAAGCCATCCTGTTAAAGTATGCAAATAACATGAGAAACTAAAACAAAGCCATCACAAAAGGCAAATGTAGGACAGACAAACCTTAGTGGAAGATCCATTCAGAGCATCGATTGGCATATGAGGCAAACGGCGCCCTGGTTTAGCAGAAGGGAAATAAGCCCCACAACCTCGATTAGGGGAACCAGATGCTACTGACTCCAGCACATCTTCACCACCCTCAGTGATGAGAGCTCCTTTTTGATAACTATAACATACGCAGATGATAATAGTAATAACAGtaagggaaaagaaaagaaaagaaacacatgAGTGCAACGAACACACACTGACAGATGAAAAAGGTTAATCTCATATTTTTAAAACCAacccaaagaaaaaaaaaaagcatcCAGGAACCCAAATTCTTTCACATCAGCATAAGTGAACTACATGTAGAGGGAAAATTCTGCTTCCTACATAATACTCTTTTTATAACAGTGGATGAGGTGAAAATTCCCATGGACAACAAACAGAAAACCCCAGAGGTAATTTGCAATGCCCTAGTGATCCAATGAAATATCAATGAAAACCCAACATGTTAGCACAAGTACCACTCACCAAAAACCAAGATCCTCCAAAGGAAACTGAAGTTGAAGGCTTTGTCCctcatcaaatattttcttaagtcTAGCTAGTCGCAATGATCCTATTGGGTTGTTGTCATTCAAAATAAACTCTGAAACTTGAGCACGTCCTATAGAAAAAATTCCCTCCAAGGCAAACTTTTGCAGGCTTTGAGGTAGAATAGAACAAACACTGCTGTTTATTATTTGATGCACTGCCAAGAATAAGTGATAGTAATTAAAATAATGGAAAAATAGAAGCAGTATGAACAAGACAACATGGAAAATTGCTACCTGAATTTGCAACAGTAGGATCAAGGCCAAGAGCAGACGGAACAGACATTGCTGCCTTTAGGTTCTGAACACTCAATACTGTATTAGAAATGGCAATCTGAAACAGTCAAATTTTGACATCAAATACCTTTCCGTAATAAATCAACAGAAGTCTAAAAAGCACATAAATAAAATCAAGAAGATTTACCGGCCTTCGCTCTGTTTCATAAGTTTGCATGATAGAAGATGAAGCAATGGAATTTAATATTAAGCTGATTTTCCATGCTAAATTATGTGCATCTTGAATACCTGTATTCATTCCTGCAAGATTATCATTGCCACAACTATGACTATTGAAGATCAAATTGGATTTAAaagtgaaaacaaaaaaaaaaaattgaacagatATAAAGAAAATGAGTGTGGCATTAAATAGTGAATGTGAATTCAGGTCCAATGTTAGATTAAGCATGCTGGTTAAAGTGCCTGTCTAGGGGCTTCTTTCATGAGTTATCATCATTTTTTGCTATGATTTTCAACCATATTTTTTGAGTATGTTCCAGCGGGAAATCAAATAAGCAAGAAATTTAGTTAACCCAACACGGACACTCTCAATGAGATAGGAACCTTCAGTGCCAACGTGGTTGCCCTCAATAATATCCCTATCCTTAATAGTTCCTTGCTTGTGATAAACTTCATCTCCTGTTAATTTCACTCAAGTAGATCTCGTCCACCACCATGTTGTCAGCATGTTGGGCCCCATCATGGATATTCTACGTCCTCCCATTCATCTTGTGCCACAGCTATGAGAATTATGTCCTTCTCTAGCATATGTTAAGGTATGAGTCCTTTCCTTCCGAGGACAAAGATACAAACAAATTGAGGTTTCCATGTTGGGGGTTGCAACCTGTAGGATCCAACCAACTACTTCCTCTTCTTTAACCACCAAGTGTAGTTCATCCTAGCTCAGTGCTAACCCACCATTGACTAAGACAATGTTATCAACCCTATTATCTATCAAGGCCTCCAAAACCACAACTAAGTCACCTCCATGCCCACCTCCTGGCTAATGGAAAAACTTTGTGCATGATTCCTTTATAGCTCTTTCAAGGAAGCATTTTGTGTCTCAAATGTAATAATgcaaacaagaaaacaaataatgCACAAGAATTATTCAAGATTAGTGAGTCTACAATAAATTCTAGATTCAATTTATCATTTGAAAATTTATAGCATATTTTCTATTTATAGGATACAACAACAATCAAGACTTTATCCCACTAAGTAGAATCAACATTTTCTATTTAtaggataataaaaaaaaatataatcccAATTAGAGTTTAACATGTTATATTTTCTGTATTTATTTCCCATTTCATTAGGATCAAGTCTATAAAAGTGGCGTTGTATTTATATAATATTCAACTTTTGATTAATCATATGTTCCACTTTTCAATCTTTGTGTGAGGTTATTTTCTCTTCATAAGATAATATCTCTTCACTTCATCAATTTGGTCCTAGTTTCTAGGTGATTCAATGATTCAATTTTGGTTATgcatcaattggtattagagtcaaAACATGGTGGTTTGATCTCACTACTAGTTACCTCCTCTATTATCCATTATCCTCAAGCTTGCTCAAACATGATTGCTCTCCTTCGATCACCACAAGGCACTTCCATTTGTAGGGAAAAAAAGAGAGCACATTAGGAAAAAAAGGCAAAAAAATGAATTCATATGCCcactagaaaaaaaaaactatgctAAACAAAGAATCTATTGCTACAACGATAGTCAACAAAAAGATGCTTCGCCTTCCCTTGGACAATCTGCTAACCTTGCCTTCGTCACTGCCTCCAAATTGTGTTCTAAGTCATCACTACTTGAAGGGTCCTCTCACCTTCGTCACCACCTCTAGATCCTGTTCATGAGCCTTCCCTACTTGAAGCCTCCTCCCTTCATCAAATCCCATTGTTGCTCACATGCCTATAGCCAGAGTGAGTACCACTTCCTACTACTGTCATTTGCTTGCTCCAGCAACGACAATGCCAACACTACCCATCTTGCACATTCGCCATTCATCCCAGCTGCCCTCTCCAGCTGCTTACTGTGACTTCGTCCAGCTTGTTTTCTCATCACTTGGAGCAAAGAAGCTTCACATGAGAAGAAGTGAAATATGTGTTTATAAGCCATAGCTAACCTATCCATCCGTTGTTCCCCTTAGCCATGATAAGCAGCTTTGCTACCACCAAGTGACAACAGATTCAATGATCACTTCATTTGTCAACCCCCACGAACAGAATATCCAACGTCCCGACACAAATCTAGTACTTCTCTTTTCTAGATCCCAAACCCCCGTTTTTCAATCCTATACTATACAACAAAACTCCCCATCCTGCTTTGCTAAACTACCTAATTGGTGCAATGCAATCACTACACCCTCAACCAAAATCAGCGCTCCCTGCACACCCTTTGCCTAAGTTGGTCATCACTTAACCTCATTTTTATATTTTGCACTATGTTCCAAAGAGTTTTAGCATTTATATTTCAGTCCTTTCTAAAAAATTGTTGTTATTGTAGCAAACCAtgacaaacaaaaaaaataacagagagagagagagagagagagagagaggtaaataatagaaaaaagcaGATAttgaaaagagaaggaaaaaaaaggtTGTTTGAAGAAGGGATCTCCTCAACTAAAGCCAACATGAACCTCATGGCAACTTCAACATTGACGAAACTTACATTATCTTGGTATAATCACATTtcctctttttaaaaattattttgtttattcAATTGGTAATTTTAAATTCCTTGCATTTGATTAGTTTTTTCACAACTTTCCACATGATAACATTATTCATCAAACCAAAAAAGTATATAACATTATAATGTTTCATGTTTAGTTTAATCATCATCCATGAAAAAATATAGTTTCTTTTCTAGTTTAGTAGTCATCATTTACAGGAGAAAAAGTATATTCCCATGTTTTGCATTGCTTTTATCAATTTCTCGATTAGTTTGATCCAAAAAGATAAACTAGTCTCTATATCACTTCAAGTATCCTCTTTTCTCAAGTAGATATGAGAATGTAACCACATCTTTGCTCTACCTTTTCTCCCTGTTATCCAAAGTTATTGTTGATTTTCTCATcttctatcatttttttttcaatcctGCACAACTTGTCACTTTCTTTGCAAACTTAGATATTTTCATTTTAAAGGAATTATGATGATTATATTCAAGAAGATTTAACATTTTCAGTCAGCTTCATTCAAAAGTGTAAACTTCACTCGAAAGTGTCATTCATGCACGCAAAGTGGCAATTTCCACATCATCTTCaatgaattatttttcaatttgttAACTTTTTATATTTCATGTAACAAGTTGAACATAATCAATATTGATGCATTGACTGAAAGGGAGTGCTAGTCGATCATTATATGGGTATTAGGTATATAGTTAGTCTCAATAGGATATTATGTCATTAAGTATTTATTAGGATCAGATATCTATAGTCGAAATTCTTTTTGCATTTTTATCCTTCTCAATTTATACCAAAATAAATTATAACATAAAATAATGTAATTACATAATTGTTGAAGAAACAAATAGGGAAGAGAAACTATCGACATATTAAAAGtagcaaggtttaaaatctcgacgtGTGCCGAGATTTTGATTCTAGACCGGAATGATATGATTTCAGTATCATATCGTGCCGTACTGATacggtttatatatatatatatatatatagtaattattagataaatatatttattgtgtataatttaaaaataagttgtatattatttttatataagttctcaattattgaacaacttaatattgttagacAAAAACAATctataataagtatataaattaacaCAAAGATACTactttatatataaaaattatataaattaactatttatttatttaaataatatatatttaaaatagtaaaagaatatagaatatcaattaaacagtaaacagtagaaaatatttaaaaaattaaaaaaatatataaatctgatttattaaaatttttaaataaaatttgaaacagtaaaaaaagaattttcagaatatcaattaataaaatttattaattttttaaaattttaaatatatttaaaaaaaaaaatttggataatttaattaggatttataaaaaCATATTCGAATTATCACATTTAAATTGggaattatttgaattaattaaatattaaacctaattttttatttttcaatcgtCCCTGAACCGTGGGCATCGCGTGAGTCTAGCGGTGTTGGAGGCATCCTACGACGCCTCTAGCCGGGACCCCTCCGATTGTTTCCTCGCCGCCTCCCCGCTCTCTCGCCGATTGCCTTCGCTGTTGCTTCCCCTTTCAGTTGCATGACGCACGCGATGACACACGTGAAATTGTCACACATGTTGTGTCAGTTTTGCTCTCGTGGTGGAATGGTAAAACCCTTTATGCTGCTAAAATCTCGACGTGTGCCGAGATTTTGATTCTAGACCGGAATGATATGATTTCAGTATCATATCGTGCCGTACTGatacagtttatatatatatatatatatatatatatagtaattattagataaatatatttattgtgtataatttaaaaataagttgtatattatttttatataagttctcaattattgaacaacttaatattgttagacAAAAACAATctataataagtatataaattaacaCAAAGATACTactttatatataaaaattatataaattaactatttatttatttaaataatatatatttaaaatagtaaaagaatatagaatatcaattaaacagtaaacagtagaaaatatttaaaaaattaaaaaaatatataaatctgatttattaaaatttttaaataaaatttgaaacagtaaaaaaagaattttcagaatatcaattaataaaatttattaattttttaaaattttaaatatatttaaaaaaaaatttttggataatttaattaggatttataaaaaCATATTCGAATTATCACATTTAAATTGggaattatttgaattaattaaatattaaacctaattttttatttttcaatcgtCCCTGAACCGTGGGCATCGCGTGAGTCTAGCGGTGTTGGAGGCATCCTACGACGCCTCTAGCCGGGACCCCTCCGATTGTTTCCTCGCCGCCTCCCCGCTCTCTCGCCGATTGCCTTCGCTGTTGCTTCCCCTTTCAGTTGCATGACGCACGCGATGACACACGTGAAATTGTCACACATGTTGTGTCAGTTTTGCTCTCGTGGTGGAATGGTAAAACCCTTTATGCTGCCAGACACATAACGGTATTTCAATCATTGAAAAGTAGGATGGgagcattaaaaaaaaacaaggtaACAAGTCAACTCAAAGAATGATCGTGAACTGTGATGTTGCTATCAATCACAAGAAAACAATTATAGCCTATCAATTCCAAATTCTTCTAAACAAGGAACTAAGCCATCTGGTTCTAGATCAACATAGTCAACTGTTTATTCATTTAATAGTTACTTCTGTTTTCAGAATGATCCAAAAAATATTCTAGAAAGATTTGGACAAGGAAAAGATTAACTTAAAAACTCTTGACCCATAAAGACAAACAATCTTAACGGAGATAGCTATACAGGGTTGCTAATAGAAAGAATGTTTAAGATCTAAACATTCTGAAGAAAATAGAAAGTCATCGAGCAAACATACAAAgctaatatatatacaagaatgttACCCTACTTACCTTATGCGCaccaagtaaatttttttttctttatttttttagagcttagggtttagaatttaggatttgggttatagtattaaaactaaagattttttttttaaaaaaaaatacacatggTGCTCACAAGGTAAGTATGGTAtcaagactatatatatatatagttcatGAGTGCAAGGAGGTACTGCACAATCAGATTCATAGGACAGATTTTCATGCAAGTTACCAAAGCCACCAGCTGGTGGA
This region of Zingiber officinale cultivar Zhangliang chromosome 9A, Zo_v1.1, whole genome shotgun sequence genomic DNA includes:
- the LOC122020875 gene encoding 4-methyl-5-nitrocatechol 5-monooxygenase-like isoform X3; translated protein: MKSQDVDMELSPVSVAHFSQYKLMKLLLTKLENLDFSVCYPNSSRSSTWDRKILMSHECISIHPTQDGVKVGSSFCKEGKIEERFFHCSILVGSDGARSTVRKLVGIDMKGERNLQNLVSVHFLSRDLGQYLLHERPGMLFFIFNPDAIGVLVAHDLNQGEFVLQVPYYSPQQKFEDFNLKVCEQIILKLVGRELADLQVLDIKPWAMHAEVAEKYVSFGGRVVLVGDAAHRFPPAGGFGMNTGIQDAHNLAWKISLILNSIASSSIMQTYETERRPIAISNTVLSVQNLKAAMSVPSALGLDPTVANSVHQIINSSVCSILPQSLQKFALEGIFSIGRAQVSEFILNDNNPIGSLRLARLKKIFDEGQSLQLQFPLEDLGFCYQKGALITEGGEDVLESVASGSPNRGCGAYFPSAKPGRRLPHMPIDALNGSSTKDGFSTLDLISGVEFILIIAPVQSSYTLARSSIKVAEEFKLPLKVCIIWPKGSSIQNVNSSEVVLEPWKNFIDVQEATRSLKSWWELCQMSSNGVILVRPDEHIAWKVESNSMNDSYLELKRVFSQILQLDEVDT
- the LOC122020875 gene encoding 4-methyl-5-nitrocatechol 5-monooxygenase-like isoform X2; the encoded protein is MPSMRRRTAAGMCPTYPCLSSAPALSGSFSLSCSPNWVSNAQFWRKMWLFLNIHRLTSLTIGPWRFQNCVPEARWSDRGNPEFAATCRFVEEIHILHFFIWFSSWIRGSHEVSRSSTWDRKILMSHECISIHPTQDGVKVGSSFCKEGKIEERFFHCSILVGSDGARSTVRKLVGIDMKGERNLQNLVSVHFLSRDLGQYLLHERPGMLFFIFNPDAIGVLVAHDLNQGEFVLQVPYYSPQQKFEDFNLKVCEQIILKLVGRELADLQVLDIKPWAMHAEVAEKYVSFGGRVVLVGDAAHRFPPAGGFGMNTGIQDAHNLAWKISLILNSIASSSIMQTYETERRPIAISNTVLSVQNLKAAMSVPSALGLDPTVANSVHQIINSSVCSILPQSLQKFALEGIFSIGRAQVSEFILNDNNPIGSLRLARLKKIFDEGQSLQLQFPLEDLGFCYQKGALITEGGEDVLESVASGSPNRGCGAYFPSAKPGRRLPHMPIDALNGSSTKDGFSTLDLISGVEFILIIAPVQSSYTLARSSIKVAEEFKLPLKVCIIWPKGSSIQNVNSSEVVLEPWKNFIDVQEATRSLKSWWELCQMSSNGVILVRPDEHIAWKVESNSMNDSYLELKRVFSQILQLDEVDT